CCAGTCGGGTTTCGGCTTGCGTGAGCCAAACAGCCGATCGATGCGCGGCTGCACGTAGTCAGCCCAGAGCCCGGACAGACCGTTCGGGAAGGCGAGCACGACCGCGATGAACAGCGCGCCGAGGCCGAACAGCCAGAGTTGCGGGAAGGATTCGGACAGGCTGGTCTTGGCGAAATTCACCAGGAGGGCGCCCCATATCGCGCCGAAGATCGACATCCGTCCGCCGACGGCGGTGTAGATCACCATCTCGATCGACGGCACGATGCCGACGAAGGACGGCGACATGAAACCGACATTGAGCGCGAACATGGCGCCTCCGATCGCGGCGAAGACCGCGGCCATGCAAAAGGCAAAGATCTTGAAATTGGCAACGCTGTAGCCGGAGAAGCGGACGCGGTCCTCCTGTTCGCGCATCGCCACCAGGATGCGGCCGAGCTTGGTCAGGCGGATGAACTGCGCGATGCCGATGCAGGCGAACAGCAGCACCACCTCGACGAAATACAGGATGACCTTGGCGTGGTCGGGCCGGATGTCCCAGCCCTTGAGCGTGCGCAAATCGGTCATGCCGTTGATGCCGCCGGTATAGCCCTGTTGTCCGACGATCAGGATGGTGAGGATGGCCGCGACGGCCTGGGTGATGATCGCGAAGTACGTGCCGCCGACACGGCGCTTGAACATCGCGGTGCCGATGATCAGGGCAAACAGACCCGGGACCAGGATGATGGCGAGGATCGTGAAGGTGAGGCTGTGAAAGGGCTGCCAGAACAGCGGCAATGACGTGATCTGGTTCCAGTCCATGAAATCGGGGATACCGGGCGTCGACTGGATCTTGGTGTTCTCGACGCTCGAAGCCTCGAGCTTGAGGAACATCGCCATGCAATAGCCGCCGAGGCCGAAGAACACGCCCTGGCCAAGGCTCAGGATGCCGCCATAGCCCCAGCACAGCACCAGGCCGAGCGCGACAAAAGCGTAGGTCAGGTATTTCGCGACCAGATTGAGGCGGAACACGTCCAGCGTCAGGGGCAGGATCACGAACAGCACGGCGGCCAGGGCGATGAAGCCCATGAGTTCGGATCGATTGAAGAAGCGTGAGTTGATCATGACTTGCCTGCTTCCTGCTATTTGCGAACCTTGAGGGCGAAAAGACCCTGCGGCCGCAGCATCAGGATGCCGACAACGGCGAGCAGCGTGAGCACCTTGGCCATCGAGCCCGACATGAAGAATTCGAGCGTGGATTGCGTCTGCGAGATCGAGAAGGCCGAGGCGATGGTGCCGAGCAGGCTCGCGGCGCCGCCAAACACAACCACCAGGAACGTATCGACGATGTAGAGCTGCCCGGACGTCGGCCCGGTCGAGCCGATCATGGTGAAGGCGCTGCCGGCGATTCCGGCGATGCCGCAACCGAGGCCGAACGTGTAGCGGTCGACTTTTTCGGTGTTGATGCCGACGGCGCCGGCCATGATGCGGTTCTGCACGACAGCGCGCACCTGGCGGCCCCAACGCGATTTGTACATCACGTAGGCGACCGAGATCGTGATCAAAACGGTGAGACACATCACGAAGACGCCGTTGATCGGCACTTCGATGCTCTCAGTGACATGCAGCGAGCCCAGCATCCACTGCGGCAGCTCGACCCCGACCTCGCGCGCGCCGAAGACGGAGCGATAGGCCTGCTGCAGCATCAGGCTGAGACCCCAGGTGGCGAGCAGCGTATCGAGCGGGCGCTTATAGAGGTGACGTATCAGTACCCATTCCACCAGCATTCCCAGCGCGCCGGATGCGACAAAGGCCAGGATCATCGCGAGGAAAAAGTAGCCGCTGAACAGGCTTGGCAGATGGGCCTGGAAGAGATTGGAGGTCATCCAGGTAACGTAGGCCCCGAGAATCATGAACTCGCCATGGGCCATGTTGATGACGCCCATCTGGCCGAAGATGATGGCGAGCCCGAGCGCCATCAGGACATAGACCGAGAACAGGATCAGTCCGGCAAACCCCTGCATGACGAAAATGGAGCCGAGATCACCAAGCGAGTAGTCGCCGAACATCGATGTCCTCCGTCAGGGAAAGGGTCCCGCGTCGCGAGCAGGTTCGCGACGCGGGGTCTTGAGCGTGGATTTGCGGTCCACGCCAGGGAGCTCGTTGGTGTTGGGAGAAGCGCGGTCGAGTTGCGCTTACTGGTAGCCCTTCGGGAACGGATCCGGCTCGACGAGATCGGCGGTCTCGTAGATCAGCTCGAACTGGCCATCGAGCTTGGCGCGTCCCACCCGGGTCTTCGACCAGAGGTGATGATTCTCGTGGATCCGCACGTAGCCTTCCGGTGCCCCCTTGAACTCGACGCCCGGCGAGGCTGCTGCGATCTTGTCGACGTCGAAGGAGCCGGCCTTCTCGACGGTCAACTTCCACAGCCACGGCCCGAGATAGGCAGCCTGGGTGACGTCTCCGATGACAGTCTTCTCGCCCCACATCTTCTTGAACGCCGGCACGAAGGCCTTGTTGTTCGGATTGTCGAGCGTTTGGAAGTATTTCATGCAGGCATAGGCGCCCGCGATGTTCTCGCCGCCGATGCCGTCGATTTCGTCTTCGGTGACCGAGATCGTC
The nucleotide sequence above comes from Bradyrhizobium sp. NDS-1. Encoded proteins:
- the urtC gene encoding urea ABC transporter permease subunit UrtC, translating into MINSRFFNRSELMGFIALAAVLFVILPLTLDVFRLNLVAKYLTYAFVALGLVLCWGYGGILSLGQGVFFGLGGYCMAMFLKLEASSVENTKIQSTPGIPDFMDWNQITSLPLFWQPFHSLTFTILAIILVPGLFALIIGTAMFKRRVGGTYFAIITQAVAAILTILIVGQQGYTGGINGMTDLRTLKGWDIRPDHAKVILYFVEVVLLFACIGIAQFIRLTKLGRILVAMREQEDRVRFSGYSVANFKIFAFCMAAVFAAIGGAMFALNVGFMSPSFVGIVPSIEMVIYTAVGGRMSIFGAIWGALLVNFAKTSLSESFPQLWLFGLGALFIAVVLAFPNGLSGLWADYVQPRIDRLFGSRKPKPDWNGSSVADGAPAE
- the urtB gene encoding urea ABC transporter permease subunit UrtB, coding for MFGDYSLGDLGSIFVMQGFAGLILFSVYVLMALGLAIIFGQMGVINMAHGEFMILGAYVTWMTSNLFQAHLPSLFSGYFFLAMILAFVASGALGMLVEWVLIRHLYKRPLDTLLATWGLSLMLQQAYRSVFGAREVGVELPQWMLGSLHVTESIEVPINGVFVMCLTVLITISVAYVMYKSRWGRQVRAVVQNRIMAGAVGINTEKVDRYTFGLGCGIAGIAGSAFTMIGSTGPTSGQLYIVDTFLVVVFGGAASLLGTIASAFSISQTQSTLEFFMSGSMAKVLTLLAVVGILMLRPQGLFALKVRK